A section of the Paenibacillus aurantius genome encodes:
- a CDS encoding Gfo/Idh/MocA family protein — translation MEKVRIAVIGAGSISAAHLRAYQNHPEVELYAICDLNEERATAKAEQYGIPRVFTDYRELLTLKEIDAVSICTWNNSHAPISIAALEAGKHVLTEKPLCKTVEEALAVEEAVRRSGKTLQVGFVRRYGANTEIVRTFVENDELGEIYYAKASCIRRLGNPGGWFADVERSGGGPLIDVGVHVIDLCWYLMGRPKVKTISGNTYNRLGNRANVKNLSYYKAADYDASLNTVEDMANALIRFENGASLLVDVSFTLHAKEDGLTVKLYGDKGGVELEPELTIITEKHDTILNVTPQINNRTFDFIAGFQSEINTFVGVCQGKAETLSPVEDGVEMMKILCGIYESAEKQKEIHF, via the coding sequence TTGGAAAAAGTCCGCATTGCGGTGATCGGAGCCGGCTCCATCTCCGCAGCCCATCTACGAGCCTATCAGAATCATCCGGAGGTGGAGCTCTACGCCATCTGTGATTTGAACGAAGAACGCGCCACGGCCAAAGCCGAGCAGTACGGGATTCCCCGGGTGTTTACCGATTACCGGGAGCTGCTCACGCTTAAGGAGATTGACGCCGTCAGCATTTGTACGTGGAACAACAGCCACGCGCCTATCTCCATCGCCGCCCTGGAGGCGGGGAAGCACGTCCTCACCGAAAAACCCTTATGCAAAACGGTGGAAGAAGCGCTGGCCGTCGAGGAAGCGGTCCGCCGTTCGGGCAAGACGCTTCAGGTCGGGTTCGTGCGCCGGTATGGGGCCAACACCGAGATTGTGCGCACCTTCGTCGAGAATGACGAGCTTGGGGAAATCTACTATGCCAAAGCTTCCTGCATCCGCCGTTTGGGGAACCCGGGCGGATGGTTCGCCGATGTGGAGCGCTCGGGCGGCGGCCCGCTTATCGATGTGGGTGTCCATGTCATTGACCTGTGCTGGTATTTGATGGGCCGCCCGAAGGTCAAGACGATCTCCGGCAATACCTACAACCGGCTGGGCAACCGGGCCAATGTGAAGAACCTGTCCTACTACAAAGCCGCCGATTACGACGCGTCCCTTAATACGGTGGAGGACATGGCCAATGCCTTGATCCGATTCGAGAACGGGGCTTCCCTCCTCGTGGACGTCAGCTTTACCCTGCATGCGAAGGAGGACGGCCTGACCGTCAAACTGTATGGGGATAAAGGCGGTGTCGAGCTCGAGCCGGAGCTGACCATCATCACCGAGAAGCACGACACGATCCTGAACGTGACTCCCCAGATCAACAACCGGACCTTCGATTTTATCGCCGGCTTCCAAAGCGAAATCAACACCTTCGTCGGCGTATGCCAAGGAAAGGCGGAAACCCTCTCCCCCGTCGAAGACGGCGTCGAGATGATGAAGATCTTGTGCGGCATTTACGAATCGGCCGAAAAACAGAAAGAAATCCACTTCTAA
- a CDS encoding extracellular solute-binding protein translates to MLRKTVSFIFVLLPVFSAGCSVLGPSSPQASPHEKTREIKIVANSLGVAFPKGTDVNHNPYVDYIEKETGIRLNVTLPPLNGYDEKLNLIMGSGKGLDMINTSNSSWFVHHVNRRALLPLTGLIEKYGPNLKKKIPQEAWDMVTVNGEIYAIPSLNEVKGNEIMYARKDWLDRLGLKPPHTLEEYTAVMKAFAGQDPDGDGRNDTYGFSMLESMGRTSPLLGAFGVQWNAWYERDGKLVYSGILPEMKQALAYFRDLYEQDVLDPEFPINKMEVLGDKIANGQVGLYSAAWSDTRTYIAANRAKDPKAEWIPLDFPVGSGGRSGVYNTPVVRSYNMIPVGSGHAEEVIRFLDFVAGPGQTTLKLGFQGDVWTRENDRLAIRFDRHVEQGYRGIYGALADMADPVMTKERLEALGPSLRLSENVQSIESHLMINRFTGPSVPAMGKHQVKLSGLQEETFTRIVAGISPLDDFDTFVQKWKEMGGDEITGEVNEWWRENGH, encoded by the coding sequence GTGCTGCGTAAAACCGTTTCATTCATCTTCGTCCTTCTGCCTGTCTTCTCCGCCGGCTGCTCGGTCCTCGGACCGAGCTCTCCCCAGGCTTCTCCCCATGAAAAAACCCGGGAGATCAAAATCGTGGCCAACAGCCTGGGCGTTGCCTTTCCTAAGGGAACGGATGTGAACCACAACCCTTACGTGGACTATATCGAGAAGGAAACGGGCATCCGCCTGAATGTGACCCTGCCTCCTTTGAACGGGTATGACGAGAAGCTGAACCTGATCATGGGCTCCGGGAAGGGACTCGATATGATTAACACAAGCAATTCCTCGTGGTTCGTTCATCATGTGAACCGCCGTGCGCTTCTCCCCTTGACCGGCCTTATCGAGAAATACGGCCCGAACCTGAAGAAGAAGATTCCCCAGGAGGCTTGGGATATGGTGACGGTAAACGGGGAAATCTACGCGATCCCGAGTTTGAATGAGGTGAAAGGAAACGAGATCATGTACGCCCGCAAGGATTGGCTGGACCGGCTCGGGCTGAAGCCTCCCCATACGCTGGAGGAGTATACGGCCGTGATGAAAGCCTTTGCCGGACAAGACCCGGACGGCGACGGCCGGAATGACACCTACGGCTTCTCCATGCTGGAGAGCATGGGCCGCACGTCGCCCCTCTTGGGCGCGTTTGGGGTGCAGTGGAACGCGTGGTACGAGCGGGATGGCAAGCTTGTCTATTCCGGCATTCTTCCGGAGATGAAGCAGGCGCTTGCCTATTTCCGCGACCTGTACGAGCAGGATGTGCTCGACCCGGAATTTCCCATCAACAAGATGGAGGTGCTCGGGGATAAAATCGCGAACGGCCAGGTGGGCCTCTATTCCGCCGCCTGGTCGGACACCCGGACGTATATTGCCGCGAACCGGGCGAAGGATCCGAAGGCGGAGTGGATCCCGCTGGACTTTCCGGTCGGAAGCGGCGGGCGGAGCGGGGTCTACAACACGCCGGTGGTCCGGTCGTACAACATGATTCCCGTCGGAAGCGGGCATGCGGAGGAAGTGATCCGCTTCCTCGATTTCGTGGCGGGTCCCGGCCAAACGACCTTGAAGCTCGGCTTCCAAGGTGATGTCTGGACGAGGGAGAACGACCGTCTCGCCATCCGGTTCGACCGGCATGTGGAGCAGGGCTACCGCGGCATCTACGGAGCGCTCGCAGATATGGCGGATCCCGTCATGACGAAGGAGAGACTGGAAGCGCTCGGCCCCTCCCTGCGGCTCTCTGAGAACGTGCAGAGCATCGAGAGCCATTTGATGATCAACCGGTTCACGGGTCCATCCGTGCCTGCCATGGGCAAGCATCAGGTGAAGCTGTCCGGCCTTCAGGAGGAGACCTTCACCCGGATCGTGGCGGGGATCAGCCCCCTCGACGACTTCGATACGTTCGTGCAGAAGTGGAAGGAGATGGGCGGCGACGAAATTACCGGAGAGGTGAACGAGTGGTGGCGGGAAAACGGCCATTAA
- a CDS encoding sensor histidine kinase: MTAKEWLTRIRYRLAGYIQVRLTWYFLLILLPLVGLSLFAIFRSQAVLEEQTGQRTQAALHAMADSLDLALQNIVQLSSLVAFHTEINSNLQGVGREPEKRAYVQFAQVMNEITDISAVNLMVDQISIIHMPSRTVISTKGGGIRLPEGAEKQGWYRSLMESDEGMIFYTPQEGDAYLASDSVYLIRTMDPYNRTVINPNLLLLSLKKSTLIEVARKLLPSGQANLYLYGKGGHLITGTGIGTGTQELNLQREEKTIRRSPDTGEDLVSIRVTSAFTGWSMVLEQPLKELRRETDIIKRFAYGIIALSLILAVWISWIVYRGISSPLRKLAYGMKQLRTGNFNIQLADKRVDELGYVIESFNRMAENQRSLIRDHYEKELLLSKVELKFLQSQINPHFLYNTLDSIYWTAKNYEADEISEMVLNLSKFFRLSLSKGREAVSISETIEHLQYYIKVQQLRFLDHFTVRYAVSEESKPYQVLKLLLQPLVENAILHGLEKRSRGGELVIFTMVEGNRLVLGVRDNGIGMNADRLAYIRTELDRASRESSGVPADERKGKDLFGLRNVAARLAVFYGEEAELVFESEEGVGTTSLIYLPLEKCLASDLTRPLPATAG; this comes from the coding sequence ATGACCGCAAAAGAATGGCTTACCCGCATACGCTACCGGTTGGCCGGTTATATTCAAGTCCGGCTGACCTGGTATTTCCTTCTGATCCTGCTCCCGCTCGTCGGGCTCAGCCTGTTCGCCATTTTCCGCTCCCAAGCGGTGCTGGAGGAGCAGACCGGCCAAAGGACGCAGGCGGCCCTTCATGCGATGGCCGATTCCCTCGATCTCGCCCTGCAGAACATCGTCCAGCTTTCTTCGCTCGTGGCTTTCCATACGGAAATCAACTCCAATCTTCAGGGCGTGGGCCGGGAGCCGGAGAAACGGGCGTATGTTCAGTTCGCCCAGGTGATGAACGAAATCACCGATATCTCGGCCGTTAACCTGATGGTCGACCAGATCTCGATCATCCATATGCCCTCGCGTACCGTCATTTCCACGAAGGGCGGGGGGATCCGGCTTCCCGAAGGGGCGGAGAAGCAGGGGTGGTACCGGTCGCTGATGGAATCCGACGAAGGCATGATCTTCTACACTCCCCAGGAGGGGGATGCTTATCTCGCGTCCGACAGCGTCTACCTCATCCGCACGATGGACCCATATAACCGGACGGTCATTAACCCGAATCTGCTGCTCTTGTCCTTGAAGAAAAGCACACTTATCGAGGTGGCCCGCAAGCTGCTTCCGTCCGGGCAAGCCAATCTCTACCTGTACGGCAAGGGAGGGCATCTCATCACGGGAACCGGGATTGGCACAGGGACGCAGGAGCTTAACCTCCAAAGAGAGGAGAAGACGATCCGCCGTTCTCCGGATACGGGTGAGGATTTGGTGAGCATTCGCGTAACCTCCGCTTTCACCGGGTGGTCCATGGTGCTGGAGCAGCCGCTGAAGGAGCTTCGCCGGGAGACCGACATCATAAAGCGGTTTGCCTACGGAATTATTGCCCTCAGCCTGATTCTGGCCGTGTGGATTTCGTGGATCGTCTACCGGGGAATTTCCTCGCCGCTCCGCAAGCTTGCGTACGGGATGAAGCAGCTAAGGACAGGGAATTTCAACATCCAGCTCGCGGATAAGCGGGTCGATGAGCTCGGCTATGTAATCGAATCCTTCAATCGGATGGCCGAGAACCAGCGAAGCCTTATTCGAGATCACTACGAGAAGGAGCTTCTGTTGTCCAAGGTCGAGCTCAAGTTTCTGCAGTCGCAGATCAACCCGCATTTTCTATACAACACCCTGGATTCCATCTACTGGACGGCCAAAAATTACGAAGCCGACGAGATCAGCGAAATGGTGCTGAACCTCTCCAAGTTCTTCCGGCTCAGCCTCAGCAAAGGCAGGGAAGCCGTGTCCATCTCGGAGACGATCGAGCATTTGCAATACTATATCAAGGTTCAGCAGCTCCGCTTTCTCGATCATTTTACGGTCCGGTACGCCGTTTCGGAGGAAAGCAAGCCGTATCAGGTGCTCAAGCTTCTGCTTCAGCCGCTGGTGGAGAATGCCATCCTGCATGGGCTGGAGAAAAGAAGCCGGGGAGGCGAGCTCGTCATCTTTACTATGGTAGAAGGCAATCGGCTCGTGCTGGGGGTCCGAGACAATGGAATCGGCATGAACGCCGACAGGCTGGCATATATTCGTACGGAGTTGGACCGGGCTTCCCGCGAAAGCAGCGGGGTTCCCGCTGACGAGAGGAAGGGCAAGGACCTGTTCGGGCTGCGCAATGTCGCCGCCAGGCTTGCTGTCTTCTACGGAGAGGAAGCGGAGCTCGTATTCGAGAGCGAAGAGGGAGTGGGGACGACTTCCCTAATCTATCTTCCGCTCGAGAAATGCCTGGCCTCGGACCTGACCCGCCCTCTTCCGGCCACGGCCGGATGA
- the zupT gene encoding zinc transporter ZupT codes for MPENVWLAFGLTLVAGLSTGIGSLLAFVTPTTNKKFLSLTLGFSAGVMIYVSMIEIYVKAKDALVSASGSPAGNWYTAIGFFGGMLLIALIDKFVPQQENPHAEARLESDKASDERALKKMGTFTALAIAIHNFPEGIATFTSALQDPSLGIAIAIAIAIHNVPEGVAVSVPIYYATGSRKKAFKLSFLSGLSEPVGALVAYLILMPFLNDFLFGVIFAGVAGIMVFISLDGLLPAAKRYDEGHLSIYGLIGGMVIMAVSLLLFI; via the coding sequence ATGCCGGAAAATGTATGGCTGGCTTTCGGGTTGACGCTGGTCGCGGGCTTGTCGACCGGGATCGGCAGCTTATTGGCGTTTGTGACGCCAACGACGAACAAGAAGTTTCTGTCCTTGACGCTTGGCTTCTCAGCCGGGGTCATGATCTACGTTTCGATGATCGAAATTTATGTGAAGGCCAAGGATGCCTTGGTCTCCGCTTCGGGCAGTCCGGCGGGGAACTGGTATACGGCGATAGGCTTTTTTGGCGGCATGCTCCTCATCGCGCTTATCGATAAATTCGTCCCCCAGCAGGAGAACCCCCATGCGGAAGCCCGCTTGGAGAGCGACAAAGCCTCCGACGAACGGGCGTTGAAGAAGATGGGCACCTTCACCGCCTTGGCCATTGCCATTCACAACTTTCCCGAAGGGATCGCGACGTTCACGTCCGCACTTCAGGATCCGTCGCTCGGCATCGCCATTGCCATTGCTATCGCCATTCACAATGTGCCCGAAGGGGTTGCGGTTTCCGTTCCGATATACTATGCCACGGGCAGCCGGAAAAAGGCCTTCAAGCTGTCCTTCCTGTCCGGGCTTTCCGAGCCGGTAGGGGCCCTTGTGGCTTACCTCATCTTAATGCCTTTCTTGAACGATTTCCTGTTCGGGGTCATTTTTGCCGGGGTTGCCGGAATCATGGTGTTTATCTCGCTGGACGGCCTGCTGCCCGCAGCCAAACGGTACGACGAGGGACACCTTTCCATTTACGGGCTTATCGGGGGAATGGTCATCATGGCGGTCAGCCTGCTTTTGTTTATTTAA
- a CDS encoding GntR family transcriptional regulator, which translates to MRTPSLRHHAYQSIHQWIVSGQLPKGTSTSEGALSSMLDMSRTPVRAALQQLEQEGYVRIAPKHGVIILDSSSQRVSDLLEILISLVLFSVHAAWELKHQELLEYSSKQLQSFRVLLNLDTVDADSLVIFEYGYMLGLIRIGRNEEMSVQFQNTASRVFWSANNKRWKAPYQAETTHAIGQLLMAIPIGLGAFRESLFLYLQIIKRTWL; encoded by the coding sequence TTGCGTACACCATCCTTACGCCATCATGCTTATCAATCGATTCACCAATGGATTGTTTCCGGACAATTGCCAAAAGGGACATCGACTTCTGAGGGTGCACTGAGCTCGATGCTGGATATGAGCCGCACACCTGTAAGAGCCGCTCTTCAACAGCTGGAACAAGAGGGATACGTTCGAATCGCTCCCAAACATGGAGTCATTATCTTAGATTCGTCTTCCCAACGAGTAAGCGATCTATTGGAAATTTTGATTTCCCTTGTCTTATTTTCGGTACACGCCGCATGGGAATTAAAACATCAGGAGCTCCTGGAATATTCATCCAAACAACTTCAATCCTTTCGGGTTCTACTTAACTTGGATACGGTTGATGCCGATTCTTTGGTTATATTTGAATATGGCTATATGTTGGGTCTCATTCGAATCGGCCGCAATGAAGAAATGTCCGTCCAATTTCAGAACACCGCCTCTAGAGTATTTTGGTCTGCCAACAACAAGAGGTGGAAGGCCCCTTATCAAGCGGAAACCACCCATGCAATCGGTCAACTGCTCATGGCGATACCAATCGGTTTGGGTGCCTTTCGTGAGTCCTTATTTCTCTATCTGCAAATTATAAAACGAACCTGGCTATAG
- a CDS encoding GntR family transcriptional regulator, which produces MPVMGTTLREVAFETIKQKIVNGEWEGGTFLSEKRLSELLGMSKTPIRSAMDRLEMIGLVKLAPNQGVIVQELSLKKIMEIYELRLSLETFAVKQLTGKMDPPFFHRLDENLERQEHCVREEDIVGFVQLDRTFHETIIAGLDNEEYREVMSRLQDKFLMAVRVTFYKNHNRLAGSLNEHKQIRRALEGNDPTAAEELVYHHIEFVKKIML; this is translated from the coding sequence ATGCCCGTCATGGGAACCACGTTAAGAGAAGTAGCGTTCGAAACCATCAAACAAAAAATTGTGAACGGGGAATGGGAAGGCGGGACATTTCTTTCCGAGAAACGGCTAAGCGAGCTTCTGGGAATGAGCAAAACGCCCATCCGTTCGGCCATGGACAGACTTGAAATGATCGGACTGGTGAAGCTTGCGCCCAACCAGGGAGTGATCGTTCAAGAACTTTCCCTTAAGAAAATCATGGAGATATATGAGCTGCGGCTTTCATTGGAAACCTTTGCAGTCAAGCAACTGACAGGAAAGATGGATCCGCCTTTTTTTCACCGGTTAGATGAGAATTTAGAACGGCAGGAGCATTGCGTACGTGAGGAGGACATTGTTGGATTTGTCCAGCTGGACCGTACCTTTCACGAAACGATTATCGCGGGGTTAGACAACGAGGAGTACAGGGAGGTCATGTCGAGGCTGCAGGATAAATTTTTGATGGCGGTACGGGTCACCTTTTACAAAAATCATAATCGCTTGGCGGGAAGCTTGAATGAGCACAAGCAAATCCGAAGAGCGCTGGAGGGGAACGATCCGACTGCCGCTGAAGAGCTGGTGTACCACCATATTGAGTTTGTAAAAAAGATCATGCTTTGA
- a CDS encoding mandelate racemase/muconate lactonizing enzyme family protein has translation MLPFTQSNEGVKDMRITDVHTYIVGNQWKNWLFVKVETDEGMTGIGEGTLNGFAKTVEAAIHELKHLVIGMSPFDVETISLKMIRDVYSDGGQIQGSALAAIETACWDIMGKATGQPVYKLLGGKCHHNLRCYANGWYRGGTDEESLHAQAKEVAAKGYTALKFDPFGVAWRTVERADFADAVRKIAVVREAVGPHADLLIEGHNRFSVHTALQFAEAMAPYRPTWFEAPVPPYRLSSVIEVAKRSPVPVACGEDYYNREQFAELLKHDAVHIIQLEPQFLGLSASKQICGMVHAHNGVTAPHSAQGPICSIVCAHLNMASPNFFLHEIFDEFNAPWAQAILSPAFKVENGYLQPPERPGLGFELNLDEIAKHPYDPGHWLPLFKQGWEKRERVE, from the coding sequence ATGTTACCTTTTACTCAATCAAATGAGGGGGTAAAGGACATGAGGATAACGGATGTACATACTTATATCGTTGGAAACCAGTGGAAAAACTGGCTTTTCGTCAAGGTGGAAACCGACGAGGGAATGACCGGTATCGGGGAAGGAACCTTAAATGGCTTTGCAAAGACAGTCGAGGCCGCGATCCATGAGCTTAAGCATTTGGTTATCGGAATGAGTCCGTTTGATGTGGAGACCATTTCCTTGAAGATGATTCGGGATGTATACTCGGACGGAGGTCAGATTCAGGGCTCGGCGCTTGCGGCAATTGAAACCGCTTGCTGGGATATTATGGGGAAGGCGACGGGACAACCGGTTTACAAATTGCTCGGAGGCAAATGCCATCATAACCTGCGCTGCTATGCCAACGGTTGGTACCGTGGCGGAACCGATGAAGAGAGCTTGCACGCCCAAGCCAAGGAAGTCGCTGCGAAAGGCTACACGGCATTGAAGTTCGATCCTTTTGGAGTGGCCTGGCGAACGGTAGAGCGAGCCGATTTTGCTGATGCCGTCCGAAAAATCGCCGTTGTCCGTGAGGCGGTCGGTCCCCATGCCGATCTCTTAATCGAGGGGCATAACCGTTTCAGTGTTCATACGGCCCTACAGTTCGCAGAAGCGATGGCACCGTATCGTCCAACTTGGTTTGAAGCGCCGGTTCCCCCTTACCGGCTCTCCTCCGTGATCGAAGTGGCCAAGCGTAGTCCGGTGCCGGTTGCATGCGGTGAGGATTACTATAATCGTGAGCAGTTCGCGGAGCTTCTCAAACACGATGCCGTTCATATCATTCAGTTAGAGCCGCAATTCTTGGGTCTTAGTGCATCGAAGCAAATATGCGGGATGGTCCATGCCCATAATGGGGTAACCGCTCCGCACAGCGCACAAGGCCCCATATGTTCCATCGTCTGTGCCCATTTGAACATGGCCAGTCCGAATTTCTTTCTGCATGAAATTTTTGATGAGTTTAATGCTCCGTGGGCACAGGCCATCTTGTCTCCAGCGTTTAAAGTCGAGAACGGTTATCTTCAGCCGCCGGAACGGCCGGGCTTAGGATTCGAGCTTAACTTGGACGAAATCGCCAAGCATCCGTATGACCCCGGCCACTGGCTGCCCTTGTTTAAGCAAGGCTGGGAAAAACGCGAGCGAGTTGAATAA
- a CDS encoding zinc-dependent alcohol dehydrogenase: MKALVYEGPRSLIIREVPVPDLRPDEVLIRVKRAGICGSELSGYLGHNSLRKPPLIMGHEFSGVVERLGSQAEGWQRGDRVTANPLVTCGHCRFCRNGQSQLCGERNLLGAHRPGAFAEFVAVPASNVYRLEDHVSWEEGAFAEPFACAVHVCRLLALTPTDRLLIYGAGPIGLFALQAAQVYGLRNIVVADLNEARLEIVRELGGIAVTGLDQIDSTFQGGFDAVVDAVGAEITRRISVKAARPGGKVVFTGLHEAESNLQVNDMIRMETLTMGAFAYSREDFETALLWIEQGRVSMLPWVEHASLSEGSLCFEKLISGPGKVAKIMLGL, translated from the coding sequence ATGAAAGCATTGGTATATGAAGGTCCTCGTTCCCTGATAATCCGAGAAGTTCCGGTTCCCGACCTCCGGCCAGATGAGGTGTTAATCCGCGTGAAGCGGGCTGGAATTTGTGGCTCCGAGCTTAGCGGTTACTTGGGTCATAACTCCCTTCGCAAGCCGCCGCTGATCATGGGCCATGAATTTTCAGGCGTTGTGGAACGGTTGGGTTCTCAGGCGGAAGGATGGCAAAGGGGAGATCGCGTGACAGCCAACCCCTTGGTAACATGCGGACATTGCCGGTTTTGCCGTAACGGACAGTCGCAATTATGCGGCGAACGAAATTTACTTGGCGCACACAGGCCGGGAGCATTTGCCGAATTTGTTGCCGTACCTGCGTCAAATGTATATCGATTGGAGGATCACGTGTCTTGGGAGGAAGGGGCATTCGCCGAACCGTTTGCATGTGCGGTTCATGTATGCCGGCTGCTGGCCTTAACGCCGACCGACCGATTGCTGATATATGGAGCCGGACCCATCGGTCTGTTCGCCTTACAGGCTGCTCAAGTTTACGGACTTCGCAATATCGTGGTTGCTGATCTCAATGAAGCCAGACTAGAAATCGTTCGTGAGCTTGGCGGAATCGCCGTTACCGGCCTGGATCAGATTGATTCTACATTCCAAGGAGGCTTCGATGCGGTCGTTGATGCGGTTGGAGCGGAGATTACCCGCAGAATCAGCGTAAAGGCGGCCCGGCCTGGTGGCAAAGTTGTCTTCACCGGCTTGCATGAGGCGGAAAGCAATCTGCAGGTCAACGACATGATCCGCATGGAGACGCTAACCATGGGGGCGTTCGCGTATTCAAGAGAAGATTTTGAAACGGCCCTATTGTGGATTGAACAAGGAAGAGTCAGTATGCTCCCCTGGGTGGAGCACGCTTCCTTAAGCGAGGGGAGTCTGTGCTTTGAGAAATTGATTTCCGGTCCGGGGAAGGTCGCCAAAATAATGCTGGGTTTGTAG
- a CDS encoding SDR family NAD(P)-dependent oxidoreductase has protein sequence MNWQGKVIVVTGGGGGIGRAVAHKFAAQGGQVVVIDLMAAHAETVAQEIIDAGGQAIEMQANVALEIDVKRVIRDTLGKLGKIDVLVNNAAMCPQIRLTDMSLDQWNQVITNNLTSVFLCCREVIPCMLANGGGSIVNVSSVHALATLEGYSAYSASKGGIVAMTRAIALDYARQNIRVNTVLPGAVQTPMLENSVKNLGMPREEIMKQWNEAQPIGRVGQPEEIATVVMFAASPENSFMTGATLVADGGMTADL, from the coding sequence ATGAATTGGCAGGGGAAGGTTATCGTGGTGACGGGTGGCGGCGGCGGAATAGGGCGCGCGGTTGCCCATAAGTTCGCTGCCCAAGGGGGGCAGGTCGTCGTAATTGATCTTATGGCCGCCCATGCGGAGACTGTTGCGCAGGAAATTATAGACGCCGGGGGCCAAGCTATTGAGATGCAGGCCAACGTGGCTCTGGAAATCGATGTGAAAAGGGTAATTCGAGATACGCTGGGCAAGCTTGGGAAAATCGACGTCTTGGTGAATAATGCTGCCATGTGTCCTCAAATTCGCCTTACCGATATGAGTCTGGACCAATGGAATCAAGTGATCACGAATAACCTTACCTCGGTATTTCTGTGTTGCAGGGAAGTCATTCCGTGCATGCTCGCGAATGGCGGCGGTTCGATCGTGAATGTCAGCTCCGTTCATGCCCTGGCAACGCTTGAGGGGTATTCGGCTTATTCGGCTTCCAAAGGGGGCATCGTGGCCATGACGAGGGCCATAGCGCTTGATTATGCCCGTCAGAACATACGGGTTAATACCGTACTTCCCGGTGCCGTTCAAACCCCGATGCTTGAGAACAGCGTGAAAAACCTGGGAATGCCTCGTGAGGAAATCATGAAGCAATGGAATGAAGCGCAGCCGATCGGCCGCGTAGGACAACCCGAGGAGATCGCCACCGTTGTTATGTTCGCTGCCAGTCCCGAAAATTCTTTCATGACAGGGGCCACCCTCGTCGCCGATGGCGGGATGACAGCAGATTTATGA